Proteins from one Juglans microcarpa x Juglans regia isolate MS1-56 chromosome 6S, Jm3101_v1.0, whole genome shotgun sequence genomic window:
- the LOC121236585 gene encoding uncharacterized protein LOC121236585: protein MDADIEYSNNEYDEVGIDKEIGGDETIEESTVGMQFSSVEEVQAYYIKYGKKKGFGISKKNIGQDDDGTIKWFCLACARGGTSKSGAANFMKPKQTGKMGCKVMINAVFNDEGEYIVSKVILDYTHACSPGKARHFRCFKKVEARVAKRLEINDKVEIRLSKNFKYVVVETGGYENVTFGEEECQNYIDKAQLCLGVGGGVALCNYFEDT from the coding sequence ATGGATGCCGACATAGAATATTCAAATAATGAGTATGATGAGGTAGGAATTGATAAGGAGATTGGAGGTGATGAAACTATTGAAGAATCTACGGTTGGAATGCAATTTTCATCTGTAGAAGAAGTGCAAGCTTACTATATAAAGTATGGTAAGAAGAAGGGATTTGGGATATCCAAAAAGAATATTGGACAGGATGACGATGGGACGATAAAATGGTTTTGCTTGGCATGCGCGCGAGGAGGCACATCAAAGAGTGGGGCTGCCAATTTTatgaaaccaaaacaaacagGTAAAATGGGGTGTAAGGTTATGATTAATGCGGTATTCAATGATGAAGGTGAATATATTGTATCTAAAGTGATATTGGATTACACACACGCTTGTAGTCCTGGAAAAGCAAGACATTTCAGATGCTTTAAGAAAGTTGAAGCTCGTGTCGCTAAGAGACTTGAAATAAATGACAAGGTAGAAATAAGGTTGTCCAAAAATTTCAAGTATGTGGTTGTTGAGACGGGGGGTTATGAGAATGTAACATTCGGGGAGGAGGAGTGTCAAAACTATATTGACAAAGCACAACTTTGCCTCGGGGTTGGAGGTGGTGTAGCTCTATGTAATTATTTCGAAgatacgtaa